Genomic DNA from Deltaproteobacteria bacterium:
GGGGGCGACCCGGCTCGAGATCGGCTCCCACGCCCCCTCGCGCGCCACCTCGGGATCGGTGGCATGGACGACGAGCCGGCCGCCGTCGTAGACGAGCCCCGTCACCATGATCGTCGCGATGAACCCGAGGATGACGTACGCCTCCCAGTGCGAGTGGCCTTGCAGCCGGCGCTCCGCGGGCGCGTAGCCGAAGAGCCGCGCGGGCCGGGTGACGAGCCAGCGGGCGAACGCGACGGCGACCCAGAAGAGCACGATTGCCTCCATCAGGTCGCGGAGGGCCAGGTACGGCCCGCCCAGCAGCCGCATGCTGAAGCCGGGGAGGTAGAACCGGTCGCTGTAGCCGCGGCCGAACATCGTCATGATCTGGAGGCCGAGGATCGTGAAGCCCCAGAAGATGAAGAAGTGCATCCAGCCGGCGCTGGTCTCGTTCACGGACGCCACCTCGGGCCGCACGAACTTCTGCTGGCCGAAGAAGTAGACCGCGACGGCCTGGAGCCGCTCGGCGATGCGGTCGAAGCGGTTGACCGGGGCGGCGGCGCGGAGGAGGTTGAAGCGACCCCAGAGCTGACGGACGAAGACGCCGAGCGCCACGAGGAGGCAGAGGCTGAAGACGATCGCCGTGGCCATGCGGCTCCCGCTTAGTCTACGGTCGGCGGTCATGCAACCGCGCGGCGCTCGCACCGCCGGCGCGGCGCTCCTCGCGCTGGTCGCCTGTGGCGCGCGCGAGCCGGCGGCCGTCGTCCACACCGCCGGCGGGGGGCGGGCCGAGGTCGCGGTGGAGGTCGCGGCCACCCCCGAGGCGCAGGCGCGCGGCCTCATGTACCGGCGCGTGCTCGCCGACGGGCAGGGCATGCTGTTCGTGTTCCCGGCCGAGGCGCCGCACCAGTTCTGGATGAAGAACACCTTCATCCCGCTCGACATGATCTTCATCGCGGCCGACGGCCGGATCGTCGGCATCCACCCCAACGCGACGCCGCTCTCGACCGCACCGCTCGGCGTCGAGCGCCCGTCGCGCTACGTCCTCGAGGTCCCGGGCGGCTGGGCGGCGCGGCGCGGCGTCGCGCCGGGCGACCGCGTCGAGCTGCGCGGCATCGCCTTGAATTCCCCATGAGCGCATACTAGACAACGCTGCTTTCAGCCCGATGGGCATCAAGGAGAATCTCGAGGAGCTCGAACGCCGCACTCGCGACGCGCTCCTCGGCGGCGGCGAGGAGCGGCTCCGCCGCCAGCACGAGGAAGGCAAGCTCTCCGCTCGCGAGCGCGTCGAGCAGCTCCTCGACCCGGGCAGCTTCGTCGAGCTCGACCGCTTCAAGACCCATCGCTGCAGCGACTTCGGCATGACCGAGCGCCGGATCCTGGGCGACGGCGTGGTCACCGGGCACGGCACGATCGACGGCCGCCGCATGTTCGTCTTCTCGCAGGACTTCACGGTGTTCGGCGGCAGCCTCTCCGGCGCCTTCGCCGAGAAGGTGTGCAAGGTGATGGACCTCGCCATGCGCACGGGCGCACCGGTGATCGGCCTCAACGACTCGGGCGGGGCGCGCATCCAGGAGGGCGTGGTGAGCCTCGCGGGCTACGCCGACATCTTCCAGCGCAACGTCATGTCCTCGGGCGTGATCCCGCAGATCTCGGTGATCATGGGGCCGTGCGCCGGCGGCGCCGTCTACTCGCCGGCCATGACCGACTTCATCTTCATGACCAAGTCGAGCGGCTACATGTTCATCACCGGGCCCGACGTCATCAAGACGGTCACCCACGAGGAGGTCACCAAGGAGGAGCTCGGCGGCGCGGACACCCACAACCAGCGCAGCGGCGTCGCCCACTTCGAGGGCGAGAACGACGCCGACACCCTCGCCATGGTGCGCGAGCTGCTCTCCTTCATCCCGAGCAACAACCTCGAGGACCCGCCCTTCGTCCCGACCGACGACGACCCCA
This window encodes:
- a CDS encoding DUF192 domain-containing protein — encoded protein: MQPRGARTAGAALLALVACGAREPAAVVHTAGGGRAEVAVEVAATPEAQARGLMYRRVLADGQGMLFVFPAEAPHQFWMKNTFIPLDMIFIAADGRIVGIHPNATPLSTAPLGVERPSRYVLEVPGGWAARRGVAPGDRVELRGIALNSP
- a CDS encoding acyl-CoA carboxylase subunit beta; this encodes MGIKENLEELERRTRDALLGGGEERLRRQHEEGKLSARERVEQLLDPGSFVELDRFKTHRCSDFGMTERRILGDGVVTGHGTIDGRRMFVFSQDFTVFGGSLSGAFAEKVCKVMDLAMRTGAPVIGLNDSGGARIQEGVVSLAGYADIFQRNVMSSGVIPQISVIMGPCAGGAVYSPAMTDFIFMTKSSGYMFITGPDVIKTVTHEEVTKEELGGADTHNQRSGVAHFEGENDADTLAMVRELLSFIPSNNLEDPPFVPTDDDPNRRDPSLGTIIPDSPNKPYDMHDLIRGVIDDGYFFEVQPAFARNIICGFARLGGRSVGIVANQPAFLAGVLDIDAAVKAGRFVRFCDCFNVPIITFVDVPGFLPGTAQEFGGIIRHGAKLLYAFCEATVPKVTIITRKAYG